Part of the Chanos chanos chromosome 5, fChaCha1.1, whole genome shotgun sequence genome, AGCTGACCTGGCAAGTTAAGATACTTAACACCTGCAAAAATGTGGCAGGATGAGTCACAGTCCCAGAGGcagaaacaggaaacaaagtAATCATGAGCTAATGATTGCACTAACAAAGGATGTAAATACTCTGCATTTCTGCGTCTCATGTGAGGTTAGCGGTTTAGTTAATGATCTTCTTTAAACCCCCATTTGGACCTGTTCAAACTAAAATAATCAATAAAcaatgagacaaagagagaggcgAGACAAaaggatgagggaaaaaaaaagaaaagaacaaccAACCACGACCTCCTCTCTTACTTAATGTCCAAAGCATTAAAGCCAGTAGAAAATGGGGTACAGGAGTAATGCAACCATGGAAAGAGCCTGGAAAGGTTTTGCTGCAGATGATGTGCcgccaccactaccaccaccaccctgTGTTGGAGCAATGGTAGTTGGGGGGGCAGGAGTTACAGCCAACTGTGAGGTCACAGTCCTGCCATTGATTGGCTGAATGCTCCTGTAGACATTGGTCATCAGAGGAGAGTTGGAGGAGGTATTAACGTAGACAGTCGTGCTGAAGAGGTCAATCTGGAATTAAGCATAAAAGGAAGAGATATAAATTGATGGCATCAGTTTCgtaaagacaaaacacaacatagCAGCGACGCACACCCACATTGTGTTAGTAACTGAGGTGTTGACGTGTATTCAGTTGATCAGATATGTCATCAAGTACAGATCTCAAAGATTTTCTGCATCTCTTACAGTACTGTTTAGACTTACCAAGTCATGGCTGACTTTGATAGGGTCCTTAAACACAGTCCAAACCACTGCTTCATTGCAGTTAGGTGTGGTCAGGGAGCCAAGATAGCGGTAATATTTGGTCCTGTCCACTCCAACAAGCAGATCATCCATAGAAACATGATCTGTGATGCTTACTTGGTCACCTACAAAGCAAGAGCAGGGCAGAGTTTAGAAAAGaaaccatttttctctctttgtaaaTGACATTAGATGGCTTCACCACACCTcagcaaaatacagaaaatttCACAATAGTATGCATGCTTAACTGGTCCTTATTATCTCATTCTGTCCTCACCTTTGTTGGTGATGTTAATCAGGTATGATGTCAGAGTCTTCCAACTCTCTGGCATACCAGTTTCATTGGTTGCCTATTGTCAGAAtaacaaaagaggaaaattaAACTAATTCACTTCAGTAGTTTTGAAAACAAAGCCCTGATTATTAccctgaaaataaaaaaagtcacCAATATATGTTCACACAGCTACGGAAATATTCGACCCATTATCAAAGAGGGTCCGCACATTTAACacagcatttttatttaaatttccaTTTTAATCTTTGCCACATTTTTATTGAAATAGATGGGCTAACCTCAATAAAGAAACCAAGAGCAGCCAATCCCGTCGAATCTTCAAGAAGTGCTGTGAGGTTTCCAttatgtttgcttttaaaattgACAATGTGCAGCTGTGTacagtaaggaaaaaaaaaaaaaaaaaaaaaagatattttacagTGTTGTATCCTGTACCATTTACTGAACATAACCTTTTGCTACGATATATTGGTAACAACTCAACTTTACAAAGAGggctgaaaacatttttcttttcatacctCCATAGCGTATCGCTTGCCATCTACAGTGTGCTCAGATCCACCCATGGTGCTTCCGTTGCCCCAGTGGAGATGGAACTGAATACTGGTGTACTGACCTGGCAGATCCCCTCCCTCCACCGTCATCTTCCCGTCACTCAGAGAAACCTTAactgagagggaaaaggaaGCAGTGGGAAAATGAGGTCAAACAATCACTTGTATTGCGTTGCCTCATTTGAATTCTACACTGTTAAACTTCCACCTTAAATTAAGCCTACATTACAAAAGTATAATGAAATAATCCACACgttataaaaacaaatgattgTTGCTATGAAAATGACACTGAGGTTAAAACTGTATgatcagagcacacacagacttttttaTTCTGA contains:
- the LOC115812571 gene encoding carbonic anhydrase 4-like codes for the protein MISKDTLLHLSEVQNDETFQNYALLRKPVDKFPENTGFSNVFRATQDLGTPQIFFLSFTEWCYHLPTCNDTTWPTIATEFCNGTRQSPIDIVTANVQGNANLTAFNFTGYNDNTTMVKIENTGDTVKVSLSDGKMTVEGGDLPGQYTSIQFHLHWGNGSTMGGSEHTVDGKRYAMELHIVNFKSKHNGNLTALLEDSTGLAALGFFIEATNETGMPESWKTLTSYLINITNKGDQVSITDHVSMDDLLVGVDRTKYYRYLGSLTTPNCNEAVVWTVFKDPIKVSHDLIDLFSTTVYVNTSSNSPLMTNVYRSIQPINGRTVTSQLAVTPAPPTTIAPTQGGGGSGGGTSSAAKPFQALSMVALLLYPIFYWL